From a single Nostoc sp. MS1 genomic region:
- the pseG gene encoding UDP-2,4-diacetamido-2,4,6-trideoxy-beta-L-altropyranose hydrolase: MNLLFRVDVSPQIGTGHLMRCLALAQAWQQAGGKAVFIMAETALIFEEKLRTENIEVIKISPKLGSSEDAQASAILAHQLNSNWLVIDGYNFGDIYQKNIKNAGLKILFLDDYGHAGYYCADLVLNQNISADPALYTHKEPDTQLLLGTSYTLLRREFWQWGGWQRVNPPIAKKILITMGGADYDNVTLKVIQALQLLSGHALEIVVVIGGSNPHYEEIKLVAQTSGLTIRIERNVNNMRELMAWADMAVTAGGSTCWELAFMGLPSLIIILAENQQAIAQKLHSLQVFINLGWHSNISPSEIATAVQELSLAINTRLAMTKSSQELIDGWGSQRVVRYIKNYFLKLRPVSIEDSRLLWRWANEPQVRAVSFSSKLIAWQEHQTWFKSKFNANCIFYIAMNEDNIPVGQIRYEIEGEEAVISISIAQEYRQQSYGTYLIEIAQKQIFQNTGIHLVHAYIKPSNQASIKAFTQAGFHIKDTVIKQGQQAIHLVSTANNLPEKIYAGNLYC, translated from the coding sequence ATGAATTTGCTGTTTCGTGTTGATGTATCTCCTCAAATCGGTACTGGTCATTTGATGCGTTGTTTAGCATTAGCTCAAGCTTGGCAACAGGCTGGAGGTAAGGCAGTTTTTATCATGGCTGAAACAGCACTTATATTTGAGGAGAAGCTAAGAACGGAAAACATAGAAGTTATTAAGATTTCGCCAAAATTAGGAAGTTCAGAAGATGCACAAGCAAGCGCGATTTTAGCGCATCAATTAAATAGTAATTGGTTAGTTATAGATGGGTATAATTTTGGAGATATATATCAAAAAAACATCAAGAATGCAGGGTTAAAAATTCTCTTTCTTGATGATTATGGACACGCAGGTTATTACTGTGCTGACTTAGTATTAAATCAAAATATTTCTGCTGATCCAGCTTTATATACTCATAAAGAACCTGACACGCAATTATTACTTGGGACAAGCTATACACTTTTACGGCGTGAGTTTTGGCAATGGGGAGGATGGCAGAGAGTTAACCCACCTATAGCCAAAAAAATACTGATAACAATGGGTGGTGCTGACTATGATAACGTGACTTTAAAAGTGATTCAAGCGTTACAGTTATTATCCGGTCATGCTTTAGAAATAGTAGTTGTGATTGGAGGAAGTAACCCACATTATGAGGAAATAAAGCTTGTAGCACAAACATCTGGGTTAACAATTCGTATAGAACGAAATGTCAACAATATGCGTGAGTTAATGGCTTGGGCTGATATGGCTGTTACTGCTGGTGGGAGCACTTGTTGGGAATTAGCTTTTATGGGTTTACCCAGCTTGATCATAATTTTGGCTGAAAACCAACAGGCGATCGCTCAAAAATTACATTCCCTACAAGTATTCATTAATTTAGGTTGGCATAGCAATATTTCTCCTAGTGAAATAGCTACCGCAGTTCAGGAATTATCACTAGCAATTAATACTAGATTAGCCATGACTAAATCTAGCCAAGAATTAATAGATGGCTGGGGTAGTCAACGTGTAGTTCGATATATAAAAAACTATTTCTTAAAATTACGTCCAGTATCTATAGAAGATAGTAGATTATTATGGCGATGGGCAAATGAGCCACAAGTGCGTGCTGTTTCTTTTTCCTCAAAACTTATTGCTTGGCAAGAACATCAAACCTGGTTTAAATCTAAATTCAATGCTAACTGTATTTTCTATATAGCTATGAATGAAGATAATATACCTGTCGGGCAAATTCGTTATGAAATAGAAGGGGAAGAAGCTGTTATTTCTATCAGTATTGCTCAGGAATATCGTCAACAAAGCTACGGTACTTATTTAATTGAAATAGCCCAGAAACAAATTTTTCAAAACACCGGTATTCATCTAGTGCACGCCTATATCAAACCATCCAATCAAGCATCAATTAAAGCCTTTACTCAGGCAGGCTTTCACATAAAAGATACAGTAATCAAACAGGGACAACAGGCAATTCATTTAGTCAGTACCGCTAACAATTTACCAGAAAAAATATATGCAGGAAATTTATATTGCTGA
- a CDS encoding aminotransferase class III-fold pyridoxal phosphate-dependent enzyme — MSQPYLESEKLLARALQSIPLGTQTFSKSKTQYPFGVSPYFLTKGFGSHVWDVDGNEYIDFINGLAAITLGYNDPDVTAAVHSQLEAGVIFSLPHPLEIQVAEKLIEMVPCAEMVRFGKNGSDATTGAIRLARAYTGRDHIAVCGYHGWHDWYIGSTTRNLGIPKSVQALTHTFIYNKLDSLHQIFQEYSGEIAAVIMEPVNVATPEAGFLESVKELAHQNGALLIFDETITGFRFANGGAQEYFGVTPDLATFGKGLANGFPLSAVVGRADIMQMMDEIFFSFTFGGETLSLAAALATMTKLEKLPVIDTLRQQGQKIITGLQKLIEQLSMSHIVSLAGYPCWSFILFKDVHPYSQWQIKTLFLQEMFAKGILTLGTHNISYSHSDIDVERLLSVYSEVFSLLREVVTDQSLDKYLKCQPLEPLFKIR; from the coding sequence ATGTCACAACCTTATTTAGAATCAGAAAAATTATTAGCAAGGGCGCTGCAATCTATTCCTTTAGGTACTCAAACTTTCAGTAAGAGTAAAACTCAATATCCTTTTGGTGTTTCTCCTTACTTTTTAACTAAAGGGTTTGGTAGCCATGTTTGGGATGTAGACGGAAATGAGTACATAGATTTTATTAATGGGTTAGCAGCAATCACTTTGGGATATAATGACCCTGACGTTACAGCCGCAGTACATTCACAGTTAGAAGCTGGGGTAATTTTTTCTCTACCTCATCCGCTAGAAATTCAAGTTGCGGAGAAATTAATCGAGATGGTTCCCTGTGCAGAAATGGTGCGCTTTGGTAAAAACGGTTCTGATGCTACAACAGGGGCTATACGTTTAGCAAGAGCTTATACTGGACGAGATCACATTGCTGTTTGTGGTTATCACGGCTGGCATGATTGGTATATCGGTTCAACCACTCGGAATTTAGGCATACCCAAATCTGTACAGGCATTAACTCATACTTTTATCTACAATAAATTAGATTCTTTACATCAAATATTTCAAGAATATTCAGGTGAAATAGCAGCAGTGATAATGGAACCAGTAAATGTTGCTACACCAGAAGCAGGCTTTTTAGAAAGTGTTAAAGAATTAGCTCATCAAAATGGAGCATTACTAATTTTTGATGAAACAATTACAGGATTTCGGTTTGCTAATGGTGGCGCTCAAGAATATTTTGGTGTTACCCCAGATTTAGCTACCTTTGGTAAAGGATTAGCAAACGGTTTTCCTCTATCTGCTGTAGTAGGTAGAGCAGATATCATGCAAATGATGGATGAGATATTTTTCTCTTTTACCTTTGGTGGAGAAACCCTCTCATTAGCGGCTGCATTAGCAACTATGACTAAGTTGGAAAAGCTGCCAGTTATCGATACGTTAAGGCAACAAGGTCAAAAGATTATCACCGGGTTACAAAAACTAATTGAGCAGCTATCAATGAGCCATATTGTCTCTCTCGCTGGTTATCCTTGCTGGTCATTTATATTATTTAAAGATGTTCATCCTTATAGCCAATGGCAGATTAAGACTTTATTTCTACAAGAAATGTTTGCTAAGGGTATTTTGACTCTGGGAACGCATAATATCAGTTATTCTCATAGTGATATTGATGTGGAAAGATTATTATCAGTTTATAGTGAAGTATTTTCTCTATTGCGAGAAGTAGTTACAGATCAAAGTCTCGATAAATATCTCAAATGTCAACCCTTAGAGCCATTATTTAAAATCAGATGA
- a CDS encoding GNAT family N-acetyltransferase gives MDKTYNFYPFIQSTRIFLREVRQSDVNETYYQWLNDPEINSYLETRFICRSIDNIAEYVKKMDAKEDEPFFAICLNDNQEHIGNIKLGPINWHHRNADVSLFIGKKELWGKGYATEAIALITEFAFRKLHLNKLKAGCYAANFGSAKAFLKCGYQQEGLLRGQVIFDGQDMDVILLGMRSVDYWHSKQT, from the coding sequence TTGGACAAAACTTATAACTTTTATCCATTTATTCAAAGCACAAGAATTTTTTTACGTGAAGTTAGACAGAGTGACGTGAATGAAACATATTATCAATGGCTCAATGACCCAGAAATTAATAGTTATTTAGAAACTAGGTTTATTTGCAGGTCTATAGATAATATTGCGGAATATGTGAAAAAAATGGACGCTAAAGAAGATGAACCGTTTTTTGCGATTTGTTTAAATGATAATCAAGAGCATATTGGCAATATTAAGCTAGGGCCAATAAACTGGCATCATCGCAATGCGGATGTCAGTTTATTTATCGGCAAAAAAGAACTGTGGGGAAAGGGTTACGCTACGGAAGCGATCGCCTTAATAACTGAATTTGCTTTCCGCAAGCTGCATCTCAACAAACTGAAAGCTGGTTGTTATGCCGCAAATTTCGGAAGTGCTAAAGCTTTTCTCAAATGTGGCTATCAGCAAGAAGGTTTACTGCGAGGGCAAGTCATCTTTGATGGTCAAGATATGGATGTAATTTTATTAGGCATGAGATCTGTAGATTATTGGCATAGTAAACAGACATGA
- the hisF gene encoding imidazole glycerol phosphate synthase subunit HisF, which produces MLKHRLIPKLQMKPSRFGATARMVLVTTKDFGEVIEIGDPVSQAKIYEAQAADELIFLDLDASTDNRSIILDVVKKAAEQIFMPFCVGGGVRSLEDFRKLLSNGADKVSINTSALENPDLINQAAEMFGSQCVVVSIDYRQENGNYIVYKKSGKVNTNWHPLAWAIEAQRRGAGEILLTSIERDGSRRGLDVELTRQVVDSLSIPVITSGGCGLAAHFVEGFLAGKAAAVAAGTYFCFKDENPMQTRAQIKNAGISIRLNN; this is translated from the coding sequence ATGCTCAAGCATCGTCTTATTCCTAAATTACAAATGAAACCTAGCCGTTTTGGTGCTACCGCCAGAATGGTTTTAGTTACTACTAAAGACTTCGGAGAAGTTATTGAAATTGGCGATCCTGTATCGCAAGCAAAAATTTACGAAGCACAAGCCGCAGATGAACTAATTTTTCTTGATTTAGATGCTTCTACTGACAATCGCAGCATTATTTTAGATGTAGTGAAAAAAGCCGCCGAACAAATATTTATGCCGTTTTGTGTTGGTGGTGGGGTTCGTTCCCTAGAAGATTTTCGTAAACTCCTCTCCAATGGTGCAGATAAAGTCAGCATCAATACATCTGCCCTGGAAAACCCCGATTTGATTAATCAAGCTGCTGAGATGTTCGGTTCTCAATGTGTCGTCGTCAGTATTGATTATCGTCAAGAAAATGGGAACTATATTGTATATAAAAAAAGCGGTAAAGTGAACACAAACTGGCATCCTTTGGCGTGGGCGATAGAAGCTCAAAGAAGAGGAGCAGGAGAAATTCTTTTAACATCTATCGAGCGTGATGGTAGCCGTCGCGGTTTGGATGTAGAACTAACTCGTCAGGTTGTGGATAGCCTATCAATTCCTGTAATTACTTCTGGTGGTTGTGGGTTAGCTGCTCACTTTGTCGAAGGTTTTCTGGCTGGGAAAGCAGCAGCAGTTGCCGCAGGTACTTATTTCTGTTTTAAAGATGAAAACCCTATGCAAACTAGAGCGCAAATTAAAAATGCAGGTATTTCCATTCGTTTAAATAATTAG
- the hisH gene encoding imidazole glycerol phosphate synthase subunit HisH yields the protein MIGIVDYGMGNLLSVYNALEMVGADVKICQQASELKDVERIVLPGVGAFRDCILNLKNRGFIEVLEEMVLDKYQPFLGICLGMQVIARRSFEGGEHEGLAWLDADVVRLNPQDSSFRVPQVGWNDVQYSQDSPLFVDLPPAPDFYFVHSYHMSCDRQADIDATCDYGGVVTVAVRKNNIFATQFHPEKSQNYGLQVLQNFLRWNP from the coding sequence ATGATTGGCATCGTAGATTATGGCATGGGCAATCTTCTGTCTGTTTACAATGCTTTAGAAATGGTTGGTGCAGATGTAAAAATCTGTCAGCAAGCTTCAGAACTCAAAGATGTAGAACGAATTGTTTTACCAGGTGTAGGCGCATTTCGAGATTGTATATTAAACCTCAAAAATAGAGGTTTTATAGAAGTATTGGAAGAAATGGTTTTGGATAAATATCAGCCATTTTTGGGTATTTGTCTCGGTATGCAGGTGATCGCCCGGCGGAGTTTTGAAGGTGGAGAACATGAGGGATTAGCTTGGCTAGATGCTGATGTTGTCAGACTCAACCCACAAGATTCTTCCTTTCGTGTACCGCAGGTAGGCTGGAATGATGTGCAGTATAGCCAAGATAGTCCCCTGTTTGTAGATTTACCGCCTGCACCGGATTTTTACTTTGTTCACTCTTACCATATGAGTTGCGATCGCCAAGCTGATATTGATGCAACTTGTGACTATGGAGGTGTTGTTACTGTAGCTGTTCGTAAAAATAATATTTTTGCCACTCAGTTTCATCCTGAAAAAAGTCAAAATTACGGTTTGCAAGTTTTACAAAACTTCTTGAGATGGAACCCCTAA
- the pseI gene encoding pseudaminic acid synthase codes for MQEIYIADNKIGVNNPPFIIAEMSGNHNQSLETALKIVEAAAKSGVQALKIQTYTADTMTLDINAGEFYIDHPQSLWHGKSLHNLYQQAYTPWEWHQPIFQRCRELGIIGFSTPFDTTAVDFLESLDVPCYKIASFENTDLPLIRQVASTGKPMIISTGMATVAELDETVRTARENGCQDLILLKCTSTYPASPENSNLLTIPHLRDLFNVEVGLSDHTLGIGVAVASVALGARVIEKHFTLSRADGGVDAAFSMEPEEMRQLVIESERSWQAMGTIQYGATPAEKDSLTFRRSLYISQDMKAGDIFTQDNLKIIRPGYGLAPKYYDVLLGKQIKQDIKKGTPITWNILH; via the coding sequence ATGCAGGAAATTTATATTGCTGATAATAAAATAGGCGTTAATAACCCGCCATTTATAATTGCCGAAATGTCTGGCAATCATAATCAATCCTTAGAAACAGCCTTAAAAATTGTAGAAGCTGCTGCTAAATCTGGAGTTCAGGCGCTGAAAATCCAGACTTATACAGCTGACACTATGACATTGGATATCAATGCAGGTGAATTTTACATTGATCATCCTCAAAGTTTATGGCATGGTAAATCTTTACATAACTTATACCAGCAAGCTTACACGCCTTGGGAATGGCATCAACCAATTTTTCAACGTTGTCGAGAATTAGGAATTATTGGTTTTAGTACACCCTTTGATACTACGGCTGTAGATTTTCTGGAATCATTAGATGTTCCTTGTTATAAGATAGCTTCATTTGAAAATACAGATTTACCCCTCATTCGCCAAGTCGCCAGCACTGGTAAACCCATGATTATTTCTACGGGAATGGCGACAGTGGCAGAATTAGATGAAACTGTACGCACCGCCAGAGAAAATGGTTGTCAAGATTTAATATTACTCAAATGTACTAGTACATATCCTGCATCTCCAGAAAATAGTAATTTGTTGACAATTCCTCATTTGCGCGACTTGTTTAATGTGGAAGTGGGGTTGTCAGATCACACCTTGGGAATTGGTGTTGCTGTAGCCAGTGTGGCTTTAGGCGCAAGAGTTATCGAGAAACACTTTACTCTCAGTCGTGCTGATGGTGGCGTTGATGCGGCTTTTTCAATGGAACCTGAAGAAATGCGTCAGTTGGTAATAGAAAGTGAGAGATCCTGGCAAGCAATGGGTACTATACAATACGGGGCGACTCCAGCCGAGAAAGATTCATTGACTTTTAGGCGATCGCTATATATTTCTCAAGACATGAAAGCTGGGGATATCTTTACACAAGATAACCTCAAAATTATACGTCCAGGTTATGGTTTAGCACCGAAATATTATGATGTTTTGCTGGGCAAGCAAATCAAGCAAGATATTAAAAAAGGAACACCTATAACGTGGAATATACTGCATTAA
- a CDS encoding N-acetyl sugar amidotransferase: MSKLKRCARCLLPETHETIMFDEQGVCNICRQHEIKQGKIDWDAKKKELDSLIENYRGKYEYDCIIPFSGGKDSTWTLYYLVETYGIKPLVVRFDHGFLRPNLLENTTRVLRKLGVDFHTFTPNWKVVQKLMLQSFLEKGDFCWHCHTGIFSYPMWVAIRYQTPLIMWGEPSAEYTAYYSYDQPEEVDEKRFNRYVNLGISAEDMLVRLQGTVDERDVKPFTYPPLKELRKINYRSVCLGSYIPWDVKRQYKIIEEELGWQGDRVENVPPGYEYEKIECYMQGVRDYIKYIKRGYTRPSHLAALDIRNNRLTTEDALELITQYEGKRPPSLDLFLEYTGLTETEFLEIAMSHGVSPYQHEPAKVTPGDKLHDFEQWSRDGAMPREQTEIQLQRWQGRS, from the coding sequence ATGTCTAAGCTAAAACGTTGTGCTAGATGTTTACTCCCTGAAACTCATGAAACCATCATGTTTGATGAACAAGGGGTTTGTAATATTTGCCGTCAACATGAAATTAAACAAGGCAAAATAGATTGGGATGCTAAGAAGAAGGAACTAGACTCACTCATAGAAAATTATCGTGGCAAGTATGAATATGATTGTATCATTCCTTTTAGTGGTGGTAAAGATAGTACATGGACACTATATTATCTTGTGGAAACCTATGGTATTAAACCTCTAGTTGTCAGGTTTGATCATGGTTTTTTGCGTCCCAATTTGCTAGAAAATACAACTCGTGTCCTTCGCAAATTGGGAGTAGATTTTCACACATTTACTCCTAACTGGAAAGTTGTCCAAAAACTCATGCTTCAGAGTTTTTTAGAAAAGGGAGATTTTTGTTGGCACTGCCACACAGGGATATTTTCTTATCCCATGTGGGTGGCAATTCGTTATCAAACTCCTCTGATTATGTGGGGCGAACCTTCTGCTGAATACACTGCTTACTATAGTTATGACCAGCCAGAAGAAGTAGATGAAAAACGCTTTAATCGCTATGTAAATTTAGGGATTAGTGCAGAGGATATGCTAGTACGCTTGCAAGGTACTGTGGATGAAAGAGATGTTAAACCTTTCACATATCCCCCATTAAAAGAACTGAGAAAAATTAATTATCGTTCAGTTTGTTTGGGTTCTTACATACCTTGGGATGTGAAGCGACAGTATAAAATCATTGAGGAAGAACTGGGATGGCAAGGCGATCGCGTCGAGAATGTGCCACCTGGGTATGAGTATGAAAAAATCGAATGCTATATGCAGGGTGTACGCGATTACATTAAGTATATTAAGCGTGGTTATACTCGTCCTTCACATTTGGCAGCACTTGATATTAGAAATAATCGTTTAACAACTGAAGATGCTTTGGAATTAATTACTCAATATGAAGGGAAGCGTCCCCCCAGTTTGGATTTGTTTTTAGAATATACGGGTTTAACGGAAACAGAATTTTTAGAAATTGCCATGAGTCATGGAGTTTCACCTTATCAACATGAACCAGCCAAGGTAACTCCAGGTGATAAACTTCATGATTTTGAGCAATGGTCAAGAGATGGGGCAATGCCCAGAGAACAAACAGAAATTCAACTACAACGATGGCAAGGTCGTAGTTAA
- a CDS encoding cytidylyltransferase domain-containing protein produces the protein MIIAILQARVSSSRLPGKVLKPILGVPMLFHQIERIKRSKMIDRLLVATSTDSTDDLIEKYCQQRDVECFRGKLDDVLDRFYQAANSISPAHIVRLTGDCPLCDPELIDKIIIHHLSGDFDYTSNTITPTFPDGLDTEVFRFSCLKQAWQEAKLPSQREHVTPFIHSQTHRFCLGLYKHNTDLSYLRWTVDEPLDFDLVVKIYTALYPSNPRFSTQDILNLLEQNPDLKTFNTCYPRNEGWHKSLLADEVFISQNAGA, from the coding sequence ATGATTATTGCAATTCTTCAGGCTAGGGTTAGTTCTTCACGTTTACCAGGAAAGGTGTTAAAACCCATTCTTGGCGTACCGATGTTGTTTCATCAAATTGAACGTATCAAACGGTCAAAAATGATTGATCGGTTGTTAGTAGCCACAAGCACCGATTCAACAGATGACCTCATTGAAAAATACTGCCAACAAAGAGATGTAGAATGCTTTCGGGGCAAATTAGATGATGTTCTCGATCGCTTCTATCAAGCCGCTAATTCAATTTCTCCAGCACATATAGTCCGCCTGACTGGTGATTGTCCTTTGTGCGATCCAGAGTTAATAGATAAAATTATTATTCATCATCTATCAGGGGATTTTGATTACACCAGCAACACAATTACACCAACCTTTCCTGATGGGTTAGATACTGAAGTATTTCGTTTTAGTTGTTTAAAACAGGCTTGGCAAGAAGCCAAACTTCCTTCCCAAAGGGAACACGTTACACCATTTATTCATTCACAAACACATCGTTTTTGTCTAGGTTTGTATAAACATAATACAGATTTATCCTATTTACGTTGGACTGTAGACGAACCATTAGATTTTGATTTAGTCGTCAAGATATACACAGCTTTATACCCATCTAATCCCAGGTTCTCAACTCAAGATATTTTAAATCTTTTAGAACAAAATCCAGATTTAAAAACTTTCAATACTTGCTATCCGAGAAACGAAGGCTGGCACAAATCTTTATTAGCAGATGAAGTATTTATAAGTCAAAATGCAGGTGCTTAA
- a CDS encoding aldo/keto reductase, translating into MKLAIGTAQFGLDYGISNQEGKIPEAEVGRILNLALENGIRFLDTAPAYGTSEEVLGKNLPLQHEFAIVTKTPHFSKSCITHDDVQTLENSFYKSLRTLKQQSIYGLLIHNAHDVLVEDGYLLVNKMMDLQDKGFVSKIGVSVYKGEEIDKILARYKIDVIQLPINILDQRLIRSGHLFKLKDQGIEIHARSIFLQGLLLMNPEQIPSYFHRIKEHIICLHDLIISHGMSIVQAAITFINHLPEIDKILVGLNNYQHLQEMIEAIKKPTLLTNQDFYRFAITDPNILNPAKWKI; encoded by the coding sequence ATGAAACTAGCTATTGGTACTGCACAATTTGGTTTAGATTATGGTATTTCTAACCAAGAAGGAAAAATACCGGAAGCAGAGGTAGGTAGGATTTTAAATTTAGCTCTAGAAAATGGTATTCGATTCTTAGATACAGCACCAGCTTACGGAACTAGCGAAGAGGTATTAGGAAAAAATCTGCCATTACAACATGAATTTGCAATTGTTACCAAGACACCTCACTTCTCTAAATCTTGTATAACTCATGATGACGTTCAAACGTTAGAGAACAGCTTCTATAAGTCACTTCGCACATTAAAACAGCAATCGATCTATGGATTGTTAATACATAATGCTCATGATGTACTTGTAGAAGATGGTTATTTATTAGTCAACAAGATGATGGACTTGCAAGACAAAGGGTTTGTAAGTAAAATTGGTGTTTCTGTCTATAAAGGAGAAGAGATAGATAAGATTTTAGCAAGATATAAAATTGATGTAATTCAATTACCTATAAATATATTAGACCAACGTTTGATTAGAAGTGGTCATTTATTTAAGCTGAAAGACCAAGGTATAGAAATTCATGCTCGTTCAATATTTCTTCAGGGTTTACTACTGATGAATCCTGAACAAATACCCTCTTATTTTCATAGGATTAAGGAACATATAATATGTCTTCATGATTTGATTATTTCACATGGAATGTCTATTGTTCAGGCTGCGATCACCTTTATCAATCACTTACCAGAAATCGATAAAATTTTGGTTGGCTTAAATAATTATCAACACTTGCAGGAAATGATTGAGGCAATAAAAAAGCCAACTTTATTGACTAATCAAGATTTTTATCGGTTTGCAATTACCGACCCAAATATACTAAATCCGGCAAAATGGAAAATTTAA